The Gemmatimonadaceae bacterium genome includes a region encoding these proteins:
- a CDS encoding nucleotidyltransferase family protein, translated as MRAPTQSALASFEMTRRFPWIRKANDPDIAGQLTPAGAEDVESDLVFRLAQPGRGTRRSIDFGSVGDWNRLVQFASEENALIALRKCLAGDAGKTIPVNVERQVAILSLDREFRMRRLQERLEQSVVALNRAGIEPLLLKGGALAYTVYCSFAARPMRDIDLLVPPDRADDARSIMLQSGWQLDPELPGDRSYDAHHHLPPLRDAVSSGLRLEIHRALMAAGHPFRFTRDELWSAARRVQVGAGHALVMHPSHHAVHIAIHFAWGHMLNLGAWHAFRDLAALATKGVLDWSDFARTASRWGASTCCYWTLRLGRELSALPVPDGVLHQLRPRLPELVRRSLTRHFVRELARNDAGCPSARLNRALWTMAMQPERCGHGAVRPWLVSLELLSAFHEKTRLAEDGSPESALLQLRRTGRYLSEIIA; from the coding sequence ATGCGCGCTCCCACTCAATCCGCTCTCGCGTCCTTCGAGATGACCCGCCGCTTCCCTTGGATTCGCAAGGCTAACGACCCTGACATCGCGGGGCAGCTGACGCCTGCCGGAGCCGAGGACGTCGAGTCGGATCTCGTTTTCCGACTCGCTCAGCCTGGCCGAGGAACACGCCGTTCGATCGATTTCGGCAGCGTAGGAGACTGGAACCGGCTCGTCCAGTTTGCGTCGGAGGAAAATGCGCTCATCGCGCTCCGGAAGTGTCTTGCCGGCGATGCCGGCAAGACGATTCCGGTCAACGTCGAGCGCCAAGTGGCGATTCTTTCGCTCGATCGCGAGTTCCGCATGCGACGTCTGCAGGAGCGACTGGAGCAGTCGGTCGTTGCTTTGAACCGAGCCGGCATCGAGCCGCTACTCCTGAAAGGCGGAGCGCTGGCGTACACCGTTTATTGCTCCTTCGCTGCGCGGCCCATGCGAGATATCGACTTGCTCGTGCCGCCCGATCGCGCTGACGACGCGCGCTCGATCATGCTCCAGTCGGGATGGCAGCTCGATCCGGAACTGCCGGGTGACCGGAGCTACGACGCGCATCATCATCTGCCGCCGTTGAGGGACGCGGTCTCGAGCGGCCTGCGTCTCGAGATTCATCGCGCGCTCATGGCTGCCGGCCATCCTTTTCGATTCACACGCGACGAACTATGGAGTGCCGCCCGTCGCGTGCAGGTGGGTGCCGGTCATGCCCTCGTTATGCACCCATCGCATCATGCCGTCCACATTGCAATTCACTTCGCGTGGGGCCACATGCTGAACCTGGGGGCATGGCATGCGTTCCGGGATCTGGCGGCTCTCGCGACCAAAGGAGTGCTCGACTGGTCCGATTTTGCACGGACTGCGTCGCGCTGGGGTGCTTCAACGTGCTGTTACTGGACTCTACGGCTCGGTCGTGAGTTATCGGCGCTACCAGTACCAGACGGAGTCTTGCATCAATTGCGGCCTCGTTTGCCGGAACTCGTGCGACGCTCTCTGACGCGGCATTTCGTGAGGGAACTGGCGCGCAATGACGCCGGCTGTCCCTCAGCGCGACTCAATCGGGCACTTTGGACAATGGCTATGCAGCCAGAGCGCTGCGGCCATGGTGCTGTTCGTCCTTGGCTCGTGTCATTGGAGCTTTTGTCTGCCTTTCACGAGAAAACGCGTCTCGCCGAGGATGGGTCACCGGAATCCGCGCTCCTGCAGCTTCGACGAACGGGGCGTTACCTGTCCGAGATAATCGCGTAA
- a CDS encoding lasso peptide isopeptide bond-forming cyclase: protein MSAICGIFHLDGQPAARDKIAAMSAALAHRGPDRDGLWSGNDVAVAHRLLVTTLESVTEVQPVVRSPGQFVLVADARIDNRDELLSTLRPSLSYRASDSEIILAAYERWGCECVDRLIGDFAFAIWDSRADTLFCARDPMGVKPFYYFRNDRVFAFATELKSLFTLADVTPTIDPDEVSLFMSGRHEERTRTMYRDLMRLPAAHTMVVTRDRVIVRRFWSPESAADVRYRTDEEFAEAFRDIFARAVSARSRCAKAIGATLSGGLDSSSVVCMARHLRSRTAPPLQTFSVIFPTLPERELRLIDERSFVDSVVQSGGVRPHFVRGDQISPLRDLRKIIWHLDEPYFAPNLYLHWGMYEAAGETGVRVLLDGFDGDSAVGHGFGRLTGLARARQWDALEAELLAFSAHHGKSAQRAVDNYVLPHLEDLAREGHYVSWLEAARNVGRRFGLSRANLALTRGIRPMLSRSLGRARPAIRSEREAHVEGLSQPLYQLTLEIADKSAAAFGVEPRYPFFDRRLIEFCVGLPEEQKFGGGWPRLLFRRAMNGVLPPAIQWRTTKSNLSPNFHRQFRAVDASMSEMLDEAALAPYVRIDRLCALRSQYQAANAQDARNAQDLTLFRTIVLGEWLSQFADRSHRARSDVGALSPEAA, encoded by the coding sequence ATGAGCGCCATCTGCGGGATCTTCCACCTCGATGGTCAGCCGGCAGCGCGCGACAAGATCGCAGCGATGTCGGCCGCGCTCGCGCACCGGGGACCCGATCGAGATGGCCTGTGGTCTGGAAACGACGTGGCCGTCGCCCATCGATTACTCGTTACGACACTCGAATCGGTGACTGAAGTTCAGCCCGTGGTGCGCTCCCCGGGCCAATTCGTTCTGGTCGCCGACGCCAGAATTGACAATCGGGACGAGCTGCTTTCGACGCTCCGACCTTCACTGTCGTATCGCGCGAGCGACAGCGAGATCATCCTCGCTGCATACGAACGGTGGGGCTGCGAGTGCGTCGATCGTCTCATCGGAGACTTTGCGTTCGCCATTTGGGATAGCCGCGCGGACACGCTCTTCTGCGCGCGCGATCCAATGGGCGTCAAGCCCTTTTACTACTTCCGAAACGATCGGGTATTTGCGTTCGCGACTGAGCTGAAATCCTTGTTCACTCTCGCTGACGTAACGCCGACAATCGATCCCGACGAAGTGTCTCTCTTCATGAGCGGTCGGCACGAAGAGCGAACGCGAACGATGTATCGTGATCTCATGCGGCTGCCGGCGGCGCACACGATGGTCGTCACGCGCGATCGCGTGATCGTGCGACGGTTCTGGAGTCCCGAATCCGCGGCTGACGTGCGTTATCGCACTGACGAGGAATTTGCGGAAGCGTTCCGCGACATATTCGCAAGAGCGGTAAGCGCCAGATCGCGATGCGCGAAAGCTATCGGCGCCACGCTCAGCGGTGGGTTGGACTCCTCGTCGGTGGTGTGCATGGCACGGCACCTCCGATCGCGCACGGCGCCGCCACTGCAGACCTTCTCGGTCATCTTTCCGACTTTACCCGAGCGAGAGCTTCGTCTCATCGATGAGCGCTCATTCGTCGACTCAGTCGTACAGTCTGGGGGCGTGCGTCCGCATTTCGTGCGCGGCGACCAAATCAGCCCATTGCGCGATCTGCGCAAAATCATCTGGCATCTGGACGAGCCATATTTCGCGCCGAATCTGTACCTGCACTGGGGGATGTACGAAGCCGCCGGCGAGACCGGCGTTCGCGTGCTTCTCGATGGCTTCGATGGGGACTCCGCCGTCGGCCATGGATTTGGCCGCCTAACGGGGCTGGCACGTGCCCGCCAATGGGACGCGCTCGAGGCCGAGCTTCTCGCTTTCAGCGCCCACCACGGCAAGTCCGCGCAACGTGCCGTCGATAACTATGTCCTGCCTCACCTGGAGGACTTGGCGAGGGAGGGACACTATGTGTCTTGGCTCGAGGCCGCGCGGAACGTCGGCCGACGCTTTGGTTTGTCCCGCGCTAATCTCGCCCTGACACGCGGTATTCGGCCAATGCTTTCGCGCTCGTTAGGGCGCGCCCGCCCCGCGATTCGTTCAGAGCGAGAAGCCCATGTCGAGGGGCTCTCGCAGCCGCTGTATCAGCTGACACTGGAGATCGCGGATAAATCGGCTGCGGCATTTGGCGTTGAGCCGCGTTACCCCTTCTTCGACCGGCGCCTCATCGAGTTCTGTGTTGGTCTGCCAGAGGAGCAGAAGTTCGGCGGAGGTTGGCCGCGGCTGCTCTTTCGCAGAGCCATGAATGGAGTTCTGCCGCCCGCCATACAGTGGCGAACGACGAAGTCGAACCTCTCCCCGAATTTTCATCGACAGTTCCGTGCGGTCGACGCAAGTATGTCTGAAATGCTCGACGAGGCCGCACTCGCGCCATACGTACGCATCGATCGGCTGTGCGCGCTCCGTAGCCAATATCAGGCGGCGAACGCGCAAGACGCCAGGAATGCGCAGGATCTGACGCTCTTCCGCACCATAGTGCTTGGAGAATGGTTGTCGCAGTTCGCAGACCGCAGTCACCGGGCGCGCTCCGACGTCGGGGCGCTTTCGCCGGAAGCCGCATGA
- a CDS encoding PqqD family protein, with product MSIVSSMQSLGLGLETVVRASPQQVFCNVADEAVLLSMRDGEYYGLNEVAANIWRTIQAPCTVLEVRDALLAEYCDIHEPECESAVLAFLGEMISLKLVDLV from the coding sequence ATGAGCATAGTGAGCAGCATGCAGAGCCTTGGTCTCGGTCTCGAGACGGTGGTGCGCGCGTCGCCGCAGCAGGTTTTCTGCAACGTGGCGGACGAGGCTGTCCTCCTGAGTATGCGGGACGGAGAGTACTATGGCCTAAATGAAGTCGCAGCCAACATCTGGAGAACTATTCAGGCGCCGTGCACGGTGCTCGAGGTGCGCGACGCGCTGCTCGCCGAATACTGCGACATCCACGAGCCCGAGTGCGAAAGCGCCGTTCTCGCCTTCTTAGGCGAGATGATATCCCTCAAGCTGGTTGACCTTGTATGA
- a CDS encoding YggT family protein produces the protein MNALLTDFDLVVHGLRLAIFAAAVAMGVIALVDWLVRTRRISPFNGVARFFRRSVDPLMVPVERMVLRAGGQPASAPWWSLVTVVLGGIVLLFLLGIVRTLLGQLASAVGDPRLLPVMIVAWAFKLVELALIVRVLSSWLPISPYSRWVRWTYALTDWMLVPLRRIIPTLGMVDITPIVAYLVLAWILEPAVIRIVASVMGL, from the coding sequence ATGAACGCTCTTTTGACCGATTTCGATCTGGTCGTCCACGGTCTCCGGCTGGCGATCTTCGCGGCAGCTGTAGCCATGGGTGTGATCGCACTCGTCGATTGGCTGGTGCGGACGCGTCGAATCAGTCCGTTCAACGGCGTCGCTCGCTTTTTTCGACGAAGCGTGGATCCGCTGATGGTGCCAGTCGAGCGGATGGTCCTGCGCGCGGGCGGTCAGCCGGCGTCAGCACCCTGGTGGTCTCTAGTGACCGTGGTCCTTGGGGGGATCGTTCTCCTCTTCCTACTCGGCATCGTTCGGACGCTCCTTGGTCAGCTGGCCAGCGCGGTCGGCGATCCGCGCTTGCTGCCGGTCATGATCGTGGCCTGGGCGTTCAAGCTGGTCGAGTTGGCGCTCATCGTCAGAGTGTTGTCATCCTGGTTGCCCATCTCGCCATACTCGCGGTGGGTCCGCTGGACGTATGCTCTTACCGATTGGATGCTTGTGCCGCTGCGACGGATCATTCCGACACTCGGAATGGTGGACATCACGCCAATCGTCGCCTACCTGGTCCTCGCGTGGATCCTCGAGCCAGCGGTGATTCGCATTGTCGCCAGCGTCATGGGGCTCTGA
- a CDS encoding lasso peptide biosynthesis B2 protein has product MGLYRSHISAMLRLRTIRQLELRQWGALMLAAPLVAAIRIALWVLPPAVIVRLVGRLGRQSGSRVSTRITSDSAMIWAVEAVARRIPRATCLTQAIAAKLLLGCIGDHVQLCLGVARTTDGALRAHAWVERDGKAILGGEGIHSLVRLPELPSDANVHSLSHAELR; this is encoded by the coding sequence ATGGGACTCTACAGATCGCACATCAGCGCGATGCTTCGATTGCGAACTATAAGGCAGCTCGAGTTGCGGCAGTGGGGCGCACTGATGCTTGCCGCGCCTCTGGTTGCGGCCATCCGAATCGCGCTCTGGGTTCTGCCCCCGGCAGTAATCGTCCGCCTGGTTGGCCGGCTCGGGCGTCAATCTGGCTCTCGAGTGTCGACGCGCATAACGAGCGACTCGGCGATGATTTGGGCTGTCGAAGCTGTCGCTCGGCGAATTCCGCGCGCGACCTGTCTCACGCAGGCGATCGCCGCGAAGCTCCTACTCGGTTGCATTGGCGACCACGTCCAACTCTGCCTCGGCGTCGCGCGCACCACTGACGGAGCGCTGCGCGCGCATGCATGGGTCGAGCGGGACGGCAAAGCTATCCTCGGCGGGGAGGGCATTCATTCTCTCGTGCGTCTTCCAGAGCTTCCGAGCGACGCGAACGTACACTCCCTATCACACGCTGAACTCCGCTGA
- a CDS encoding DUF167 domain-containing protein, protein MRFAVHVQPRASRSEISGLHGDALKVRLAAPPVDGAANDALVELIAAALGVPRRNVQIVSGQHARSKVVEVANVSVEDVQRLVTSRET, encoded by the coding sequence GTGCGATTCGCAGTTCACGTTCAACCGCGCGCTTCACGTAGCGAGATCAGCGGCCTGCACGGCGACGCGCTCAAAGTGCGACTCGCGGCGCCTCCCGTTGATGGAGCGGCTAACGACGCACTCGTTGAGCTCATCGCGGCCGCGCTCGGCGTGCCTCGACGAAACGTGCAGATCGTTAGCGGCCAACACGCACGAAGCAAAGTGGTCGAGGTCGCTAATGTCAGCGTCGAGGATGTACAGCGACTAGTCACGAGCCGGGAGACGTGA